The window TTGATTGGAATAGCATTGATAAAGATGAGTATTTCAATGCCATGGTTAGAAGCCATGTGTCAACAGGCGAACTCAAATATTTGTTGTTACACGCTTTGACTGACGATCTTGGGCAAGCAACCTATTTTAAAGGTATCGACCATTCCTATTACTATGAAGGATACAACCTCTATCGGACAGAGGATTTGTAAGTCTAGCACAAGCAAACTATGTGAGGTGTTTTATGCCACTAAGAGTAAAATTAACTGACCGTTTTCAAAAACAGCTGACTGAATGGGCTCGAAAGCGTAAGCCATTTAAAAACAAACAGGAATTAGAGGAAAAGTTTGACCAGGCGCTTGAAACTTGGAAATCGTCCAAGACTAGAGAACGGGCAGAGGCCTTGTTGTCTGATCAAGGGAAATTGGAACATTTTCTACAAGATATCGAGAAGAAATTGGCGCGACTACCATTTGGCGGGGACAAGTTTTCAGCCATTCCGGGGATGATTTCCATGGTTAGAAGCTATGTTAAGCGAGAATATACAACCTTACCAAAAGGAGCTATTTTGGCTACAATTGGTGCCTTAATTTACTTTTTCAGCCCACTGGATGCTTTGCCTGATTTCCTATTCGGACCAGGTTTGCTAGATGATGCCTTTGTCCTTAATGCCTGCCTCAAATTAGTTAAGTCAGATGTGGATGATTTCAGAAACTGGCAAGCAAGGAAGCGGACGGTGGAAGAGTAGCTCTGCTATTTTCAAAAAATTTAGAAAAGAAAATACTCACTTTTAAAATAATTATTTCAATTAAATCAGTGAGTATATGAAATTACTTTTTTGAATTAATCAAGTATTTTATTGATGTATCAAAAACGGTTTAGTAATCGAATAAGGAAATTATTCTGACTTAATTAGGAGTAAAAATGAAAAATATTTTAAGTGAAAAAATTGAACAAAGCTTAGTGAAGAATGACAGAGTTTATTTATCAGGGAAATTAAAGTCGGATAATTCTGTTGAACACTTTGATTTTCAAAAATATGAGATGGGAATATCTGATTATAAGGAATTTAAGGCAGATGCGCCTCATGTTCATTTGAATAATTATGAATATAACTATGTTTTAGAGGGTCGAATAAAAGTGTTGCTTGTTGAGGAAGGTAAAGAATATACTTTTCATAAGGGAGATATTTTTTTAATTGAGCCTAATATGAAATATGCTACAAAGTGTTTGGGAGGAACAAGAATACTATTCACAAAAGTTCCTGGCGGAAATGATAAAGTTTTGCTTGAGTTGTCGGATGATTTGAAAAGATGGCAGGGAGGATGGTAATGTTTAAATTTTTAATTAATGTGTTATCATTCTCGCTTACAGATATGATAAGAATTTTAACTTTTTACATTACTGTATGGGGGGTTGCTACTACTATTTTTGATTTTAAAGAATTTAAGTTTTATTATTTAATTTTTATTGTTTCATTATTTATTGTGTTAATTACTTTATTAATAAAAAACTTCTTTAAACTGAAATCCAAAAAGCTCCACTTTGATTTTAATTCAACAAGAAAATTTTCAATTTTACTCGGTGACTATCTTGAAAATATGCAATATATTAGCGACAAAAAAGTTAATGCTGAGCAAAATACCTTGTTCGTTGTTGGCTTGGATCAAAGTGGATTATTAGAAAATGCATCCAACGGTAGTGTACTGTCCGATCTTTTAAAACTGTTAGAGCAAGAAGGGATAAATAGGTCGGATTTACAGAATCAATTAAATGAATGTGTGAAAAGTCAGCTAAATATAGATTTAAATGATTCAACACAAAAATTGGCTCTCGGTGATATAGTTTTGGTGAAATTCAAAGCTTCTTTAAAATTTAGAACAAGTAATATTTTACCTATTTTATTTGTAGTAAATTCTTTTAAAACCGCTGAGGGATTAAAATACAATGACTTGGATAATATAAAAGGTATTGATTCAAGAAAAATTATCATTGATATTTATTCAAAATTTCATGAATTAAAACAATTTGATAGATTATTTTTAGGAGCTATTGGAACAAATAAACTTAAATTTCCCTATTCAATTTTAATTAATGAAGTGATTACAGGATTTGCGTTTGCTGTTGCAAATAATTTTGAGATTAAGCAAGTTTATTTTTCAATAAGAGAAATTGACATGGAAAATCAATTTCTTGATAGAGGAAATCTTATTAATCAAGCGACTTCGTTGTTGAAATATTATAGCAATAACATCTCTTAATGTTTAAAGGATTATTATGAGCAACATTCAAAACATGTCCCTTGAGGACATCATGGGAGAGCGTTTTGGTCGCTACTCCAAATACATTATTCAGGAGCGGGCTCTACCGGACATTCGGGATGGTCTGAAACCTGTTCAGCGCCGTATCCTCTACTCTATGAATAAGGACGGCAACAC is drawn from Streptococcus sp. 29892 and contains these coding sequences:
- a CDS encoding YkvA family protein, producing the protein MPLRVKLTDRFQKQLTEWARKRKPFKNKQELEEKFDQALETWKSSKTRERAEALLSDQGKLEHFLQDIEKKLARLPFGGDKFSAIPGMISMVRSYVKREYTTLPKGAILATIGALIYFFSPLDALPDFLFGPGLLDDAFVLNACLKLVKSDVDDFRNWQARKRTVEE
- a CDS encoding cupin domain-containing protein, coding for MKNILSEKIEQSLVKNDRVYLSGKLKSDNSVEHFDFQKYEMGISDYKEFKADAPHVHLNNYEYNYVLEGRIKVLLVEEGKEYTFHKGDIFLIEPNMKYATKCLGGTRILFTKVPGGNDKVLLELSDDLKRWQGGW